The Octopus sinensis unplaced genomic scaffold, ASM634580v1 Contig10384, whole genome shotgun sequence genome contains the following window.
GGAGTGCTGAGAACACCCATAAACAccagcatacaaacatacatcaaacTGGTTGCTAGACTGACCACATTTCAGGGACTGTGCCAAACAAGCAACACAGCAGAACTACAACCCACTCTCAGTCCCAGGACAGTCTGTTCTCAGCTGATATCGTCCAGTAAAGGACACAACCTTGGACTGGTAGTCTCCAACTGGGAATTGTTAGATCACTACTCTGATGGCTACACACGCTAACATAACAGGATCAATTGATATATCTGCACTGAGGAATGTTAGGTGGCTTTCAATGCAGTATAATAACATTAATGAGATTAAAGTGAGTGATGTGGTGGTCAGTCTAAGGGCATCGAGAACTGTGTGCTACTCGAGGAACTAATTTTATCGAATAATATATTGACAAATGTGGACTGGATGAGTAGTCTTCCCAATCTGAATTATGTGGATATATCTCATAACCGGATTCTTACATTGCCGGATAATCTAAATAGTGATAAACTCTATTATTTTGACGCATCACATAACAAATTGGACAAATTTTACCCTCTCTCTGCACTAAAAAATTTATCAGAACTTTATTTAAAGGCCAACCAGATATATaatgttaaagaaatatattattttaaagtatattaaataactaaaatgaagaaattggcaGAATTATACATAATTGATCTACGAGAGAATGCAATGTCTCACGACCCAGTAAACTTCATAATTTACAACATTCCCACTCTCCTGTATGTCAATTCGATCAAAATTGTACTCCACTCCTCACATAAATAGACAACTGGGCTTCTCATAGAAGCAAAAAACACCTACGACGGCCTCCTGGACGACCAAATGCTTATAAAACTCACAAACAAGCCTGAATGTGAGATTTCTAAAACATTGTTTACTCTGAACTACCAAAAAATAAAACGAGTGCACTTGGAAATCACCCAGACCTTGAATAACCTCAAAAAGTAGACATTTTAATCACACCCGCAGTATTGACTTGTCGCACAATGATTTGAAACATTTTGACATATTTGTGCACTTCAATCATTTGAGAGTGACTGTCTGTTCTCATGTGATAGGCCCTGAATTTGAACTGCAATAAAATCGAGAGTCTGCAACCACCAGTCCCCACTCTAAAGGACTCGGACTTGTTCACAAATCTGGAAATCCTCACCCTCAGTCACAACCTTATTAGGGATATTGGAAGGGTGGAGTTGGAGAGAATGCCCAATGTGGTTGTTCTCAATATTTCTTGTAAGAAATTGTGTTATAAATATAAGCAAACCAACTCACAAACCTCGACTTTAAAGAACCCTTTCCTCGACTGGGAGTAATCGACGTGAGTTCGAATAAACTTGAGAAAATCACCACAAAGTCGACTTTCCCGTCCCTGTTCCACGCCAATCTGTCCAACAACAAACTCAAGTCGACAACATTCCTCCATTCAATGATGAAATTGGAATATCTTATGTTGGAATCGAACAGAATTCAGGTTAGCTGAGTGTCCTTTTTTGCAGAACTTGGACGAAATCGAGAAAATCTCAGCCCTCACTTTCCTGAGAGAACTCTCCATATCAAGCAACCCAGTAGTGGTGAGATTAGTCATTCCTAAGATCACGCGTAAGTTCAACTGCGGGCCACACATGATTGCTGTGCTTCCCCAATTGGACAAGTTGAACGGGAATGAAATAACCACTGATGATGTCACTCGTGCACAAAAAATGTTCGAACATGTCGAGTCGGAGGAGGCATGTAACAACACTCAGTCTCCACTTCCTGCTGGGTCGCCCATCAAGATATCTCCAATGACTTGCAGAAAAACCAAATTCTCAAAATGCCTGCCCAAAAAAGAGGACGAGCTGAGCGTAATCGGGACTCAGAGTATAATTGTTCCTTCATTTCTTGTAGTCTGTCATGCAACAAAAAAGTATAAATAACCTtattaaattctatttatttataaatcgTCCTTTAAGACAGCACCCCTAATGTCAAAATAGAGCACACAACCCCTAGTTTAAAAAATTCTAAAACAAGTGAAGCACACGAGATTAATCGAGTCAACTTAATAAATCTTAGTCAGTTCGCAAATTAATATTCAGTATAACAAAACAgtcaaatgtaaattaaatgTGAAAACAAATCAGAAAAGAGAATAATAACCAACAAAATTAGATTATTTGGACTTGATAGCAGCAAGCAATTTTGACTTGCTGGCACCGCGAAGACGTCCAGTCCTCCTCGCAGCAATAAGTCCAACCTTCCGTCCCGGAGGAGCATTACGACTAGTCGTGGAGGCCTTCCCAATGTGCTGGTGATTCCCACCACCAAACGGGTGTTCCGTCGGCTACAAATAACCACCATTTTCTCACATTCATTGCCACTCCTCTCACACGGGGCCAACACTTGCGTTTTCTCTTGTACTTCCAGTAAGCCCTCCCTGCCTTCAACAAGGGCTTCTCAAGACGTCCGCCTCCTGCCACAACCCCCACCACGGCTCGGTTGGTGGACGGAAATGTCTTTTTTATGCCAGAGGGGAGTTTTATTCGAGTAGTCCGGGCCTCCACGTTGTGGGAAATGACTGTGCTGTACCCTCCCGATGCACGTGACAACTTTCCTCGATCTCCACACTTTTCCTCCAATGAACTAATAATGGTCCCCTCAGGCATGGCTCCAATGGGCAGGACATTCCCGATGGACAGAGAGGCTAAGTGTGTCACCCAAACTAGTCAACCCTTCACTCCGCAGTATATGTGCTGGCCTGTGTAGAGTCCTTCTACGGCAGAGAAATGGTGAGACAGTCGACGGTATTTCTTGAGATCTCTGAATTCGACCTTGGCTAAGGGAGCCCCTCGTCCAGGGTCGTGGATGATATCTTTCACGACTCCTTTTATATATCCGTGTTTTTCGGCGTAGTCGATGGGTCTTAATTTTGCTGGGGCCTTCCTAAAGTGTGTCCTCGCCTTGAATATAGATCCTGCGCCCTTCCTTTGTGCTAAGATTACTCGTCCCATTTGATaaagaacagtaacaacaaaaaataattattcacGTGTGAGATATTAAtttcttaataatatatttaagtattaataaatataaagaattaaaattaattatccaAAAAATGTTTTGGGCTAAATTTATGTTCATTCATAACTTATAAGAGAACGGGTGATTATTCTCCCTGCCCAACTCTGGATGAAGTGGAAATAAGTCCCCATCACAGTACCAGCCTTAAAACGACACTACTATTCTGTTTGTTTGAAACACGGAGAAACCTATGACTCATTAACGACGGTTTCAGTTTTCAGAAAATTAATTCTCAGTCTTATTGATCTGCACTCATTTGCTGTTCTATGTAACCGCATCTCTAAATCTCCAAATATGCGGAAATTGTTGAAATCAGGCTAATATATCGATATTCATACTAACTAATGACCAGATAAACTAGTCTTTCTAATTCCTTTAAGTTTTATCGTGGAAAAATATTCAGAATACATCAACAGAATCTTTATTTAAACAAACCCAAATTAGCTACCAAAAATCAAAGTTCTTGAGATGTGAGTTTTCCAAAAAAGTCTTGGTTTATTCCATCAGTCGACCATTCCACCAAAAAATTGGCGGTGTCCTCGTCAATAGTCGACTAGAATAAACAAACTACAGAATACGCCGTAGAGAATcggatttttgctgttttttggagAGTAATAAAACGTCGGAAATCTATCAAACACGTCAAAATGAATACTTGTAAATCGGGAATTGAGGAGGCACGTAGTTCTCAAATCCGTCCATTCTGGCAAAAACTAACGATTTTTCATTTTTGAACTGAAATGTAATAAGTCGGTACCATTTCTGCAAGTTTGACTAATTGTTTGTCCATTGATTTGCAGTAATTGCAGTCATCCGTCGTGTAGAACTCAATAAAGACGTCTTTGTCTTGATTAACGACCTGGTCAAATGTAGATCCTACCACATCCTCAAAATTAGTCAATCCCTCACTTGAATGTTCGGAAAAACATTCTTTTCCGGAATCGGCTGAGATTTTATGTTTGGAATGAGCTTCTCTGCATGGAACTGTTCGACAAAAGAAAGGAGAGCTTCAGTGGTCAACTCCGAGCCCTCAAATAAATATCTTTTGTCGAAGGAGGAATAAATGGCCACGACAAATTCTGTATCAACACGAGTACTGTTGTTATAAAAGGACTTGACTTCCGTGGAAAAGTCCCGCATGTCAGAAAACCCgcacataatttttttattgagtTGCTTCATTACTTGACGGATTCTAAAAGTAATTTGGCATTTTAACGTGTTAATTTTTTGgtttaaatcaaaattttcagACTCAATCTGAAAATAGGCAACCAAAAATGGGTGAACGAACAATTGCTTGTTTTTTTCAGTCCTGTGCCCGCATGTTCCCAACCTAAAAAATCCAAACCATGCCTACATTTGATGCACAATCCAATTCGCCAGCGTAGTTTCGTTGGTCAGTAAAGAGAATCCCGTCCaatttgaatcaaactgattAGTGTGTATGCCTCTGTACAGAACGACTTGTCTACCAAACTGGAATCAATATTCGTACCCATCTTTTTCTGACAAGGCGCACACTTCCGGGTTTTCTGACCAATAGAAATGTGCAAATTGGGCTAATTGAAATGCAACGTTGTCAAATTCGAATTTCAAGGAATTTCCTGAACATAAATATGCTAAAAATTCATTTCATATTAAGAACCAAAAACTCGGAGTTTTGGGGACTCGCGGACATGTTTGTACTCTTCAACTGTGGCAATTTGCTTAGAATAGTGCTCATAGTGTCCTCTGATCCAATTTAGAGATTTTTCGAAAGTTGAAGGTTCGTTGTCGAGTCCAATAATGTTGCCATTTTTCAAAAATACGAGGGCGGGGAACATTTTTATCTGCAATAGCTCACAGAGACTGTTGTTCTTGGTACAGTCGTGCTACATTAGACTAAGAGAAACAAACCCAATATAGATTCAGATTAAGTGATTCTGATTTGGCTGTTTGTTCGACTTTTTTAAAAACGTTTTTGTACAAAATAGACTTTCCAGACCTCCTATAAGAGTTGTGGTTGGTCTACCATTCAGTGTAAAACATGATGACTGTCTGCGATTTGTCTTTCAATAGGGAATCATAATCCTCATGCCTTAAGTGGAAGAGAGAAATGGTTGACAGAATTAAGAAATTAGTAATCAAAATCAGCCCCATTATTTAATTGTGTTATAAAAGTGTGTTATTTCTTTAAActgatttttattaaatatattttaacatatcagtTTAATTTTCCTAAATTGAAATAATATGAAACTCAAGTCCAATTCTTTCTTAAAGTATCGAATTGCGAAAGAAAAGAATCGTgaatgaataatataaaaaacGGCACAAAAACGTGAAATGATGAACCAAAATTGTTGGGAGCAGTACTGTGAGGACTCCAAATATTACCCACCTATTGAAGACACTTGTTCTGGAGATTCCTTTTTTACTGCTTCTAATAATCCGATTCTCTACTCTGAGCAGTCTTACAACGGGTACTACGTGGAAACTGATTCTCCTTATTTTTATAACCTACAGGATACCCCAATCGAATACTCCGTAAAAATCTACGACATGAAGCCGGAAATCCCTTCATACAAATCTTTTGCTTTGGAAAGTCTGGTGGAGACAACCAAATGCAATAAAATACgacgaaataaaaagaaatttgagaTGTTAAACGAAACCGAAAAACAGGAATTCCGACGACACCAAAACAGACTGGCGGCCAAACGTTGCCGTCAGAAAAAATTTGACAGAATTGCTCAATTAGAGGAACAAATTAAGGCTGTGGACTATCAAATATGTCAACTAGACGAACGATTAAAGTCGGAAGAATTCACTTCAGAACATTTATTGGGTGACTTGTATTTGGTTTATTCGAATAAAAAGtagattttatcatattttatgttAGTTGGAATGGCAATCTGACCTCATAAACGAGAGCAATTAGTGTGAATgttcaattttaattaaaaataaaatgtccgGAATTAACTGGTTGTAGTCTGCCTAAATCAGACAAGCTAGAATAAGTTTTGGTTTTTAATCTCCatcatattaattaaaattaattatactttATATCCGCAGAATTTTATATCCGTATTTATATTGTTTGCAAAGACGCAAATTATGGCAATTTTTGCAAATTTACTTCTTTTTTATTAAAACGGCATCAATTCCTGTTTAAGTGTTTACtcgtaattattaaatataaatgtatttatacatgctcCTTATCCACCCAAGCTTAATCAACTCTTTTTGGACAccttaagttaattttttgagaTTCAAACTTGTTTTCCTACTTAGTAGGTTGATCTCTTTATGTGGGTGAATGTGAAAAAAGCACATGACTTTAATATGTGCACGTGTGGGATTAGAGGAGACTAGGATGGTTCAGAAGATCGTCTGGTATTGTACACGTGTGGGATTAGAGGGGTATGTTGTATGAACAGACTCAGTTCAAACGGGTTGAATCTGTTTGGCCtacttaatttttaagtattgCGTGAATCAATTGGGTCTCTTTCTATCCAATAAAATTCATCTTATAAATTATATCTTAACTTGGGCGAAAGCTGACTTTTAAAACAGTGTTTATTGAGCTTTTGAATGTCACATAAACGTGAATTATAAATTTCAATTACTCGGTGGTTTAATTATTGTCGCCCGGTTTAAGGATTGTCACTTTCTTCGCTAGAAAAAGTTGGTTATGTAACAATTCTCCACATTAATTActattaagaaacaaaaaaaagtgacacTTCAAGAAGCAATTCAAAATTtaagatttttcttttcaatcaCCTATCTCGACATCAAAttagtaaattttaaaacaatgtataaaaaacgaaaaaaatatttatttgctgcaCAGACTTAATAATGTGATAGACTACATATATCCTATTTATAATCTTCATATTCTCAGTTGTCCGATCCTATATTCTTCTCAATAATGTGATGCTGACCACTTTTGAAAATTATGTATGACTTTATACCTTTTGTGAATCCTGCTGATGTGATGTCGGGCTTTGATCAGTTGGATCGCTAAAGGAACATGCGGGTAAATTCATTGGAGGCCGTAATCTCCTGACCTAGTTAGTTTAACTTTTCTTCCGGTAGTTTTTGGGTTAAATTTAAACATGATTCATAAAAGTAATCAATCATAAAGTTAATAAATGTGCCATTAATTAATCTTACAAGCTGTACTAGACGGCATCTGTCTGATTGAAATTATTAACGAAAATTTATTGGAGACTAGTTAATTATATCAAGTATTAATTAACTATGAAATAGGTCAATGATTATCCAGTATAATAAAAACACTGAAATAAAGTTTATTCGAATTATTTCCGAATATTCATGCTCAACATGATCATTTCAGCCACACTGTTGGAGGCAGGGATGGTATCAGGCATAATCAGTTAAAGGTGCAGTCTTCCGGGGAGACGCGCTGTCGGTGTGCTTGCCTAACGATGACACAAATGTCGATGCACACAATGTATTACACCAGCACAGACCTGAATGTTACAAATTGGTTTGTTAATGTTTTATAAGCATAGTTTTTGTGAAAATGTTCTCAAATATGTCTCACCTTCATTCTGTGCTAACTGTCAATGCAAATTCGAGCATCGGGACACACTGCTCATCAAAGTGACCCAATTTCCTAATTTAAGGGAGCAAATGGCTTCTTTCTGTTGGGATTGTTGATCATCGTGTCATACATGATCTACAAGTTCGCCGaaatgacatataaaaagcagatGCACTCAGAGGATGAAGATTTGTTACAGGGAAGAGTATGTGGACTATTTTAGACAGAATTAATCGAACCCGGATATAACATAATTAACCAGGAAGGAGCAAGTGGGAAGAAATGGTTTAAAAAgtcatataatatttttaataatactaactaatctatcattttattaattttacacaaattactttttcttttttgccatcTTAGACCGACTTTTTTGAAATCGGGAGGATCATTAGTCCTTACCTGCTGGAACACGACATTGTTCGGAAATGGGGCACAGATTTTCCAAAAAATTCAATccaaaaattttatttgaattctcAGATAAGCATTAATATTGTCAAATGCAGTGTTTATATTCTCCGGATGATTTTGAGAATGGACGACATTGAAATATTGTTATGGCATTGACAGCATTTTCTAAATCG
Protein-coding sequences here:
- the LOC115228390 gene encoding transcription factor jun-1-like → MMNQNCWEQYCEDSKYYPPIEDTCSGDSFFTASNNPILYSEQSYNGYYVETDSPYFYNLQDTPIEYSVKIYDMKPEIPSYKSFALESLVETTKCNKIRRNKKKFEMLNETEKQEFRRHQNRLAAKRCRQKKFDRIAQLEEQIKAVDYQICQLDERLKSEEFTSEHLLGDLYLVYSNKK